Proteins encoded together in one Lathyrus oleraceus cultivar Zhongwan6 chromosome 5, CAAS_Psat_ZW6_1.0, whole genome shotgun sequence window:
- the LOC127086058 gene encoding probable aquaporin NIP-type: MAIIHQGNHSILKLCCSSNRAITLIQKVIAEVIGTYFLVFAGCGVVAVDKIYGSITFPGICITWGLIVTVMCYSVGHISGGLFNPAVTITWAIFRRIKIIEAPLYIAAELLGSTLASLTLSLMFDITPKSYFGTVPVGSSGQSLAMEFIISFLLMFVISAVTTDDRAVDDSASIAVGMTITLNLFIAGPVSGASMNPARSIGPAIVVHIYNGLWIYVVGPIVGAVAGALAYNFLRSVYKPRAEISAETPVSELTTEKLNSDLTAEEPLRSISIS; encoded by the coding sequence ATGGCAATCATACATCAAGGAAACCATTCCATCTTGAAACTTTGTTGTTCATCCAACCGTGCTATAACCTTAATACAGAAGGTTATAGCAGAAGTTATTGGAACATATTTTCTTGTATTTGCAGGGTGTGGAGTTGTAGCAGTGGACAAAATCTATGGCTCCATAACATTTCCAGGGATATGTATCACTTGGGGTTTGATTGTAACCGTTATGTGTTATTCTGTTGGCCATATCTCCGGAGGACTCTTCAACCCCGCGGTGACGATAACCTGGGCCATCTTTCGCAGAATCAAAATCATCGAAGCTCCACTTTACATTGCTGCTGAGTTACTCGGTTCAACACTTGCGAGTTTAACATTATCTTTAATGTTTGATATTACACCAAAATCTTATTTTGGAACTGTGCCGGTTGGATCAAGTGGTCAATCTTTAGCTATGGAATTCATTATCAGTTTTCTGTTAATGTTTGTTATTTCAGCTGTTACAACAGACGATAGAGCGGTGGATGATTCAGCGAGTATTGCGGTTGGAATGACGATAACGTTGAATCTTTTTATAGCTGGACCTGTTTCAGGTGCATCTATGAATCCAGCAAGAAGTATTGGACCTGCAATTGTGGTGCATATTTACAATGGTTTATGGATATATGTAGTTGGTCCAATTGTTGGAGCTGTAGCTGGAGCACTTGCGTATAACTTTCTTAGATCTGTATACAAACCAAGGGCAGAAATATCAGCAGAAACGCCGGTTTCAGAATTAACAACAGAAAAGCTGAATTCAGATTTAACAGCAGAAGAACCATTGAGGAGCATAAGTATAAGTTGA